A stretch of Bradyrhizobium sp. CCBAU 53338 DNA encodes these proteins:
- a CDS encoding transporter substrate-binding domain-containing protein, with the protein MTVRILAALAVMLLANLSAYAQQPAPSRLDEIIKRGTLRVGMTGDYKPFTYLDKTTQQFSGFDVDMAEALGKALGVKVEFVPTAWPKLMKDFEADQFDIAMGGVSVTLDRQKKGFFSIPIMREGKTPIARCADTAKYQTLADIDKKGTRVIVNPGGTNERFARANVKDADITVFPDNTRIFDEIAKGNADLMMTDASETRYQQKQHSGVLCAVHPDKPFDFSEKAYWLQPDMALKAFVDQWLHISMEDGSYKKIYAAWFD; encoded by the coding sequence ATGACTGTTCGAATCCTGGCGGCCTTGGCCGTGATGTTGCTGGCAAACCTCTCGGCTTACGCGCAGCAGCCGGCCCCCTCGCGCCTCGACGAAATCATCAAGCGCGGCACCTTGCGCGTCGGCATGACCGGCGACTACAAGCCTTTCACCTATCTGGACAAGACTACGCAGCAGTTCTCTGGTTTCGACGTGGACATGGCGGAGGCGCTTGGCAAGGCGCTCGGCGTCAAGGTCGAGTTCGTGCCGACGGCCTGGCCCAAGCTGATGAAGGATTTCGAGGCCGACCAGTTCGACATCGCCATGGGCGGCGTCTCTGTGACGCTCGATCGCCAGAAGAAGGGCTTCTTCTCGATTCCGATCATGCGCGAGGGCAAGACGCCGATCGCGCGCTGCGCCGACACGGCCAAGTACCAGACGCTCGCCGACATCGACAAGAAAGGCACCCGCGTCATCGTCAATCCCGGCGGGACCAACGAGCGTTTTGCGCGCGCCAACGTCAAGGACGCCGACATCACGGTCTTCCCCGACAATACCCGGATCTTCGACGAGATCGCCAAGGGCAACGCCGACCTGATGATGACGGACGCGTCCGAGACCCGCTACCAGCAGAAGCAGCATTCCGGCGTATTGTGCGCGGTGCACCCGGACAAGCCGTTCGACTTCTCCGAGAAGGCCTACTGGCTCCAGCCCGACATGGCTCTGAAAGCCTTCGTCGACCAGTGGCTGCACATCTCCATGGAGGACGGCAGCTACAAGAAGATCTACGCCGCGTGGTTCGACTAG
- a CDS encoding DUF1993 family protein: protein MYEASVGLFVPYLRNLSVLLDKGVAYAETRKFNPAVLLGMRMAPNMYDLAQQVGEACRHATVAPALLAQCEPVTLPPLEHDMAGLQARIATSIEFIESLPRTEIDAAAELKVFFKLKNGTELPFTGRTLLLTNSIPQFFFHVTTAYDLLRHAGVELVKKDFLGRK, encoded by the coding sequence ATGTACGAGGCCTCGGTCGGCCTCTTCGTGCCTTATCTGCGCAACCTGTCGGTCCTGCTCGACAAGGGCGTTGCCTATGCGGAGACCCGCAAGTTCAATCCCGCGGTCCTGCTTGGAATGCGCATGGCGCCAAACATGTACGATCTGGCGCAGCAGGTCGGCGAGGCTTGCCGGCACGCGACCGTCGCGCCGGCCTTGCTGGCCCAGTGCGAGCCCGTCACGCTACCGCCGCTGGAGCACGACATGGCCGGGCTTCAGGCGCGGATCGCCACCTCAATCGAGTTCATCGAAAGCCTGCCGCGTACCGAGATCGATGCGGCTGCGGAGCTGAAGGTCTTCTTCAAGCTGAAGAACGGGACCGAGCTGCCGTTCACTGGGAGGACGCTGCTGCTGACGAACAGCATCCCGCAATTCTTCTTTCACGTCACGACCGCGTACGACCTGCTGCGTCACGCCGGCGTCGAACTGGTGAAGAAGGATTTTTTGGGGCGGAAATAG
- a CDS encoding hydroxyacid dehydrogenase, producing the protein MATNKKKIFVTQTLSQGARALLTQRDDIELVEFANLISAKDFEALLKSHAPVHGVALGATAFGETELDAAKDMKVVTRIGVGYDAVDVPALSRRRVPLMVAGSANSPSVAEQALFMMLTLAKRANEMHACVKDGKWAERLSMLPFDLYGKTVLIIGFGRIGSRTARRCLAMEMSVQVYDPYKPAADIKAAGCEPVSDLDAALPSADFVTIHCPKTPETVGLFDAARIGRMKPRSYLINTARGGIVKEAALYDALVSGKIAGAGIDVFEVEPPPVSNALFALPNVIMAPHVAGVTVEAVSRMSEQTARNILSVLDGDPIRQNIINQDVLG; encoded by the coding sequence ATGGCGACCAACAAGAAGAAGATTTTCGTTACACAAACCTTGTCGCAAGGGGCACGCGCCCTCCTCACCCAGCGGGACGATATCGAGCTCGTCGAGTTTGCGAACCTGATCTCCGCCAAGGATTTCGAGGCCCTGCTCAAGAGCCATGCGCCGGTTCATGGCGTGGCGCTGGGCGCTACGGCATTCGGCGAGACCGAGCTCGACGCCGCCAAGGACATGAAGGTGGTCACCCGCATCGGCGTCGGCTACGACGCCGTCGATGTGCCTGCCCTCTCCCGCCGCAGGGTGCCGCTGATGGTCGCAGGCAGCGCCAACTCGCCCTCGGTTGCCGAGCAGGCGCTGTTCATGATGCTGACGCTGGCCAAGCGCGCCAACGAGATGCACGCCTGTGTCAAGGACGGCAAATGGGCCGAGCGGCTCAGCATGCTGCCGTTCGATCTCTACGGCAAGACCGTGCTGATCATCGGCTTCGGCCGCATCGGCAGCCGCACCGCCAGGCGCTGCCTGGCGATGGAAATGAGCGTACAGGTCTACGACCCCTACAAGCCAGCGGCCGACATCAAGGCCGCCGGCTGCGAGCCCGTTAGTGACCTCGACGCCGCGCTGCCGAGCGCCGACTTCGTCACCATCCACTGCCCGAAGACCCCTGAGACCGTCGGACTGTTCGACGCGGCGCGGATCGGCCGGATGAAGCCAAGGTCCTATCTCATCAACACCGCACGCGGCGGCATCGTGAAGGAGGCGGCGCTGTACGATGCGCTCGTCTCCGGCAAGATTGCCGGCGCCGGCATCGACGTGTTCGAGGTCGAGCCGCCGCCGGTCTCCAATGCGCTGTTCGCGCTGCCCAACGTCATCATGGCCCCGCACGTCGCGGGCGTGACCGTCGAGGCCGTCAGCCGCATGAGCGAGCAGACCGCGCGCAACATCCTGAGTGTTCTGGACGGCGATCCCATCAGGCAGAACATCATCAATCAGGACGTGCTGGGCTGA
- a CDS encoding ABC transporter ATP-binding protein, with amino-acid sequence MADVSLRKVIKRYDDVEAVRGIDLDISDHEFIVLVGPSGCGKSTTLRMIAGLEDISDGDIMIGGDVVNDVPPKDRDIAMVFQNYALYPHMTVAENMSFGLRLKHYPKDEIKARVTEAARLLDITDLIDRKPKQLSGGQRQRVAMGRAIVRNPKVFLFDEPLSNLDAKLRVQMRIEIKKVHQKVRTTTVYVTHDQVEAMTLADRVVVMNKGRIEQIGTPNELYHKPATRFVAGFIGSPAMNFIPCRLEDAGGALQIRLTDRIAFALPPARAARYNALPRTDKLLLGIRPEHLTEAHAHLDPGVETFDTVLDVTEPMGMETLVYFGLDGTPVCGRVNPNAGAKDGAPMRLAMDLNNMHLLNEETGVVL; translated from the coding sequence ATGGCCGACGTTTCCCTGCGTAAGGTGATCAAGCGTTACGACGATGTCGAAGCGGTGCGCGGCATCGATCTTGATATCTCCGACCACGAGTTCATCGTTCTGGTCGGCCCCTCCGGCTGCGGCAAATCGACCACGCTGCGCATGATCGCAGGACTCGAGGACATCAGCGACGGCGACATCATGATCGGGGGCGACGTGGTCAACGACGTGCCGCCGAAGGACCGCGACATCGCGATGGTGTTCCAGAACTACGCACTCTACCCGCACATGACGGTCGCAGAGAACATGTCGTTCGGGTTGCGGCTGAAGCACTATCCCAAGGACGAGATCAAGGCGCGGGTGACGGAGGCCGCGCGCCTGCTCGACATCACCGATCTGATCGACCGCAAGCCGAAGCAGCTCTCCGGCGGCCAGCGCCAGCGCGTCGCCATGGGCCGGGCCATCGTGCGCAATCCGAAGGTGTTCCTGTTCGACGAGCCGCTGTCCAATCTCGACGCCAAGCTGCGCGTGCAGATGCGGATCGAGATCAAGAAGGTGCACCAGAAGGTACGCACCACGACCGTCTACGTCACCCACGACCAGGTCGAGGCGATGACCTTGGCCGACCGCGTGGTGGTGATGAACAAGGGACGGATCGAGCAGATCGGCACGCCGAACGAGCTCTACCACAAGCCGGCAACACGCTTCGTCGCGGGCTTCATCGGCTCGCCCGCGATGAACTTCATCCCGTGCCGCCTCGAGGATGCCGGCGGCGCGCTGCAGATCCGCCTGACCGACCGCATCGCCTTTGCGCTGCCGCCGGCGCGTGCCGCGCGCTACAACGCGCTGCCGCGCACCGACAAGCTGCTGCTCGGCATCCGTCCCGAGCATCTCACCGAGGCACATGCGCATCTGGATCCCGGCGTCGAGACCTTCGACACCGTACTCGACGTCACCGAGCCGATGGGGATGGAGACGCTGGTTTATTTCGGCCTCGACGGCACGCCGGTCTGCGGCCGGGTCAATCCCAATGCCGGCGCCAAGGACGGGGCTCCCATGCGTTTGGCGATGGACCTCAACAACATGCACCTGCTAAACGAGGAGACCGGCGTCGTGCTGTGA
- a CDS encoding carbohydrate ABC transporter permease — translation MSTMAIDKAGPTRKLGSMSRDRAWALRWSYFFLVLFAIFFLTPPVYMLITSLKSSAEISAATNPWWVFHPTLSNYVELLTSNQFLRFFWNSSIVAIVVVIITMLISIPAAFALARMKFWGSATLATGVFLTYLIPDSLLFIPMFKTLGVIQDLTGITLLNRWYVLLFVYPTLTVPFCTWIMIGYFASIPKELDEAALIDGASWLQTLTRIFIPVALPGLIAATIFAFTVSWAQFLYPLVFTTSVDQLVLPVGITTTLIKGDVFNWGQIMTGALLGAAPPLIIYAFLMDYYIAGLTAGATKG, via the coding sequence ATGAGCACGATGGCAATCGACAAGGCCGGGCCAACCCGCAAGCTCGGCAGCATGAGCAGGGATCGCGCCTGGGCGCTACGCTGGTCCTATTTTTTCCTGGTTCTGTTTGCGATCTTCTTCCTGACGCCGCCGGTCTACATGCTGATCACCTCGCTCAAGAGCAGCGCGGAGATATCGGCGGCGACCAATCCGTGGTGGGTGTTTCATCCGACGCTCTCGAACTACGTGGAGCTCTTGACCTCGAACCAGTTCCTGCGCTTCTTCTGGAACTCGTCGATCGTGGCGATCGTGGTCGTGATCATCACCATGTTGATCAGCATCCCCGCCGCCTTTGCGCTTGCGCGGATGAAGTTCTGGGGCTCGGCGACGCTCGCCACCGGCGTCTTCCTCACCTATCTGATCCCGGACAGCCTGCTGTTCATTCCAATGTTCAAGACGCTCGGGGTCATCCAGGACCTGACCGGCATCACGCTGCTCAACCGATGGTACGTGCTGCTGTTCGTCTATCCGACGCTGACGGTGCCGTTCTGTACCTGGATCATGATCGGCTATTTCGCCTCGATTCCGAAGGAGCTGGATGAGGCTGCGCTGATCGACGGTGCCTCCTGGCTCCAGACGCTGACGCGCATCTTCATTCCGGTGGCGCTGCCAGGTCTGATCGCGGCGACGATCTTCGCCTTCACGGTGTCATGGGCCCAGTTCCTCTATCCTCTCGTGTTCACGACGTCGGTGGACCAGCTGGTGCTGCCGGTCGGCATCACCACGACGCTGATCAAGGGCGACGTCTTCAACTGGGGCCAGATCATGACCGGCGCGCTGCTCGGCGCCGCGCCGCCGCTGATCATCTACGCCTTCCTGATGGACTACTACATTGCCGGCCTCACCGCCGGCGCGACAAAGGGTTGA
- a CDS encoding carbohydrate ABC transporter permease has protein sequence MADVVVEQGRLVSSARPRKGRGLRNMLGRKSTVAFFLTLPLILLIALLVLYPAFYSLYLATLNKAMTKFVGLSNFTFLFKRETFWMVVKQSCIFAITAVIFKALIGFIVAHFVHNIPGKKQRKWRGMLLVPWVIPPAMSTLAWLWLFDPSYSAFNYTLSFFGVGPVPWLGETFWARFSVILVNVWYGAPFFLIMYLAALKSVPDQLYEAAAIDGANWWQKIWYVTLPMMRNIIAITTLFSLIVTFANFDIVRILTSGGPLDTTHLFATWAFQVGIQSSDIPLGACVSLFMVPILAVAAIFILRDITKRGNEA, from the coding sequence ATGGCCGATGTCGTCGTTGAGCAAGGTCGCCTCGTCAGCTCCGCGCGCCCGAGAAAAGGCAGAGGTCTGCGCAATATGCTGGGTCGGAAATCGACCGTGGCGTTCTTCCTGACGCTGCCGCTGATCCTCCTGATCGCGCTGCTCGTGCTCTATCCCGCGTTCTATTCGCTCTATCTGGCGACCCTGAACAAGGCGATGACGAAATTCGTCGGGCTGAGCAATTTCACCTTCCTGTTCAAGCGCGAAACGTTCTGGATGGTGGTGAAGCAGTCCTGCATCTTCGCGATCACAGCCGTGATCTTCAAGGCGCTGATCGGCTTCATCGTCGCGCATTTCGTCCACAACATTCCCGGCAAGAAGCAGCGCAAATGGCGCGGCATGCTGCTGGTGCCCTGGGTGATTCCGCCCGCGATGAGCACGCTGGCCTGGCTCTGGCTGTTCGACCCCTCCTACAGCGCCTTCAACTACACGCTGTCCTTCTTCGGCGTCGGTCCGGTCCCCTGGCTCGGCGAGACCTTCTGGGCGCGCTTCTCCGTCATCCTCGTCAACGTCTGGTACGGCGCGCCGTTCTTCCTGATCATGTACCTGGCCGCGCTCAAATCGGTTCCGGACCAGCTCTATGAGGCGGCCGCGATCGACGGGGCCAATTGGTGGCAGAAGATCTGGTACGTCACGCTGCCGATGATGCGAAACATCATCGCCATCACGACGCTGTTCTCGTTGATCGTGACTTTCGCCAATTTCGACATCGTGCGCATCCTGACCTCGGGCGGTCCGCTGGATACGACGCATCTGTTCGCGACCTGGGCGTTCCAGGTCGGCATCCAGAGCAGCGACATCCCGCTCGGCGCCTGCGTCTCGCTGTTCATGGTACCTATCCTCGCCGTCGCAGCGATCTTCATCCTGCGCGACATCACCAAACGCGGGAACGAAGCCTGA
- a CDS encoding ABC transporter substrate-binding protein: MSRKTLTRRQFVAATAMSSTALIAAPYVRGAYAAGKLSIGFWDHWVPGANQASTDLVNEWAAKEKVEVSIDYITSNNKKIELTAAAEAQAKSGHDILQMPSWWPHAYSENLEPLNDVMEPLIKQNGEVNGTVKYLAQSGGKWLAVPATPGSQIKGPCSRIDLMKKFANIDVQEMYPAGSAPKADNWTMETFLKAAEACQKGGFPFGIGLGETTDSVDTAGAIFESFGAQLVNAKGDITVKTDQVRQAMEYYKKLIAVLPTDAPSWDDASNNKWLISGRGALIMNPPSAWAVAKRDAPQVAEQCWTHGFPSGPKGRFAPFLPYFWGVWSFGKNKEAAKSLLAHMSSPAAIEKFVVASGGYDLPAYANMTKLKTWAEEGPPKGTLFHYPDPYKQQTLSIAASPAPPKIAQQIYFQATLTKLVLRYAQGEKMETALAWAEGECEGFMRS; encoded by the coding sequence ATGTCACGCAAGACACTGACGCGACGTCAATTTGTGGCTGCCACTGCAATGTCCTCCACGGCGCTGATCGCAGCGCCTTATGTCCGGGGCGCTTACGCCGCCGGCAAACTCTCGATCGGCTTCTGGGACCATTGGGTGCCCGGCGCCAACCAGGCTTCGACCGATCTCGTCAACGAATGGGCGGCAAAGGAGAAGGTCGAGGTTTCCATCGACTATATCACCAGCAACAACAAGAAGATCGAATTGACCGCGGCGGCCGAAGCGCAAGCGAAGTCCGGTCACGACATCCTTCAGATGCCAAGCTGGTGGCCGCACGCCTATTCCGAGAATCTCGAGCCGCTCAACGACGTCATGGAGCCGCTCATCAAGCAGAACGGCGAGGTGAACGGCACCGTCAAATATCTCGCACAGTCGGGCGGCAAATGGCTCGCAGTGCCAGCGACGCCGGGCAGCCAGATCAAGGGTCCCTGCTCACGCATCGATCTGATGAAGAAGTTCGCCAATATCGACGTCCAGGAAATGTATCCGGCGGGCAGCGCGCCCAAGGCCGACAACTGGACGATGGAGACCTTCCTCAAGGCCGCGGAAGCTTGCCAGAAGGGCGGCTTCCCGTTCGGCATCGGCCTCGGCGAGACCACCGACAGTGTCGATACCGCCGGCGCGATCTTCGAGTCGTTCGGGGCTCAGCTGGTCAACGCCAAGGGCGACATCACCGTCAAGACCGACCAGGTTCGCCAGGCCATGGAGTACTACAAGAAGCTGATCGCCGTTCTGCCGACGGACGCGCCGTCATGGGACGATGCCTCCAACAACAAATGGCTGATCTCGGGCCGCGGCGCGCTGATCATGAATCCGCCGAGCGCCTGGGCCGTCGCCAAGCGCGATGCGCCCCAGGTTGCCGAACAATGCTGGACCCATGGCTTCCCGTCGGGGCCGAAAGGACGCTTCGCGCCGTTCCTCCCCTACTTCTGGGGCGTCTGGAGCTTCGGCAAGAACAAGGAGGCGGCCAAGAGCCTGCTCGCCCATATGTCCTCGCCCGCAGCGATTGAAAAATTCGTCGTGGCGAGCGGGGGCTATGATCTCCCGGCCTATGCGAACATGACCAAGCTGAAGACCTGGGCCGAGGAAGGCCCCCCGAAGGGCACGCTGTTCCACTACCCGGATCCCTACAAACAGCAGACACTGTCGATCGCTGCATCGCCCGCGCCGCCGAAGATCGCGCAGCAGATCTATTTCCAGGCGACACTGACGAAGCTCGTGTTGCGCTATGCACAAGGCGAGAAGATGGAGACCGCGCTCGCGTGGGCCGAGGGCGAGTGCGAAGGCTTCATGCGGAGCTGA
- a CDS encoding Spy/CpxP family protein refolding chaperone: MINPAPPARLGLRRWLVLGCVLTMLTGAAAVANAQGLVKGVQDGAAAGNKAAGPVGGVLGGAIGGVVGVFTGVLGVGNNNNGQQPAAKDAGKDASKDAKDAKQSGAAKDKDAKGGKDTARAGKGAKASKEAKNVPAADAKDKDVTVLTQPGAPQLTADQIVANSDSYIERIKTELNLTPDQEKHWFGFSSAMHYLGHNGAERLNLRIARAKRDPPDDIIEQMRNEAQFLNDRAADQRNVADAAEPLYSSLDDKQKEVFIQEMVRLSHERGLD, translated from the coding sequence ATGATCAATCCGGCGCCGCCTGCGCGGCTTGGCCTGCGACGCTGGCTCGTGCTCGGCTGCGTGCTGACAATGCTGACTGGCGCGGCGGCAGTTGCGAATGCACAAGGTTTGGTCAAAGGTGTCCAGGACGGCGCTGCAGCCGGCAACAAGGCGGCGGGTCCGGTCGGAGGCGTTCTCGGCGGCGCCATCGGCGGTGTGGTCGGCGTCTTCACCGGCGTGCTCGGCGTGGGAAATAACAACAACGGCCAGCAGCCGGCCGCCAAGGACGCCGGCAAGGACGCATCCAAGGATGCGAAAGATGCCAAGCAGTCGGGCGCTGCCAAGGACAAGGATGCCAAGGGCGGCAAGGACACGGCCAGGGCCGGCAAGGGGGCTAAGGCGAGCAAGGAGGCCAAGAATGTGCCTGCGGCTGATGCCAAGGACAAGGACGTCACGGTCCTGACCCAGCCCGGCGCGCCGCAATTGACCGCCGACCAGATCGTCGCCAACAGCGATTCCTACATCGAGCGGATCAAGACCGAGCTCAATCTCACGCCCGATCAGGAGAAGCATTGGTTCGGCTTCTCCAGCGCCATGCACTATCTCGGACACAATGGTGCCGAGCGGCTGAACCTGCGCATTGCGCGGGCCAAGCGGGATCCGCCTGACGACATCATCGAGCAGATGCGCAACGAGGCGCAATTCCTGAACGACCGCGCGGCCGACCAGCGCAATGTCGCCGACGCCGCCGAACCGTTGTATTCGAGCCTCGACGACAAGCAGAAGGAGGTGTTCATCCAGGAGATGGTGCGCCTCAGCCACGAGCGCGGCCTGGATTGA
- a CDS encoding response regulator, whose protein sequence is MAGGLSVFLVEDEALIRMMIADMVEELGHHVVAEADNVRDASAFAMTAQYDFAILDINLMGVYVDPVADLIERRGKPFLFATGYGPELLPSLLRRRPILRKPIALDQLKTMIDSLFPDAPAKASH, encoded by the coding sequence ATGGCGGGCGGACTCTCCGTTTTCCTGGTCGAAGACGAGGCGTTGATCCGGATGATGATCGCCGACATGGTGGAGGAGCTTGGCCACCATGTCGTTGCGGAAGCGGACAATGTGCGCGATGCGAGTGCGTTCGCGATGACCGCGCAGTACGATTTCGCAATCCTCGACATCAATCTGATGGGTGTCTACGTCGATCCCGTCGCCGATCTGATCGAGCGTCGCGGCAAGCCGTTCTTGTTCGCCACCGGCTACGGGCCGGAGTTGTTGCCGTCCTTGCTCCGGCGCCGGCCGATCCTGCGCAAGCCGATTGCGCTGGACCAGCTCAAGACCATGATCGACTCGCTGTTTCCGGATGCGCCGGCGAAGGCATCGCACTAA
- the glk gene encoding glucokinase: MSIGKTGNILLADIGGTNARFALSNGERIGPIDYVKVADHPTVREAIADVLRRADGEKPVRAVLAVAGPVTNNRCVMTNSPWVIDGNELQPALGFDSVHVLNDFEVVAWSLPALQPADLIPLGGQDGMSGEPLLVIGPGTGFGVSCLVERHGSRLAVVTEAGHATLPAENEREERVIASMRRRFGHVSIERGALSGSGLQSLYEAMAEVDEAQVPQRDAAGITKAALDGTCELSRATLEMFCAILGSVAGNLAVTFGARGGVYIAGGIVPRFPEFLSASAFRARFEAKGRFQDYLRNIPTRLVMKPDASFVGLKMFADHNLD; the protein is encoded by the coding sequence ATGAGTATCGGCAAGACAGGAAACATACTTCTCGCCGATATCGGCGGCACCAATGCGCGCTTTGCGCTGAGCAACGGCGAGCGGATCGGACCGATCGACTATGTGAAGGTCGCCGACCATCCGACGGTCCGCGAAGCCATCGCCGACGTGCTGCGGCGGGCGGACGGCGAGAAGCCGGTCCGGGCCGTTCTGGCAGTGGCCGGTCCCGTCACCAACAACCGCTGCGTCATGACCAACAGCCCCTGGGTGATCGACGGCAACGAGCTCCAGCCCGCACTCGGCTTCGACAGCGTCCACGTGCTCAATGATTTCGAGGTGGTGGCCTGGTCCCTGCCCGCCCTCCAGCCGGCCGACCTGATTCCGCTCGGCGGACAGGACGGCATGTCCGGGGAGCCGCTGCTGGTGATCGGGCCCGGGACCGGTTTTGGCGTCTCCTGCCTGGTCGAGCGCCATGGCTCCCGGCTCGCCGTCGTGACCGAGGCCGGTCACGCGACGCTGCCGGCAGAAAACGAGCGCGAGGAACGGGTGATCGCCTCCATGCGCCGGCGCTTCGGCCATGTCTCCATCGAGCGTGGCGCTCTCTCCGGCTCCGGCCTGCAATCCCTCTACGAGGCGATGGCCGAGGTCGATGAAGCCCAGGTGCCGCAACGCGATGCCGCAGGGATCACCAAGGCGGCGCTGGACGGTACTTGCGAGCTCAGCCGCGCGACCCTGGAGATGTTTTGCGCCATCCTCGGCTCCGTCGCCGGCAATCTCGCGGTGACATTCGGCGCCCGAGGCGGCGTCTACATTGCCGGCGGGATCGTGCCGCGCTTTCCGGAATTCCTTTCGGCTTCAGCGTTCCGCGCGCGTTTCGAAGCCAAGGGGCGCTTCCAGGATTACCTTCGCAACATCCCGACGCGCCTCGTCATGAAGCCCGATGCGAGCTTCGTCGGCCTGAAGATGTTCGCCGACCACAATCTGGATTGA
- the pncA gene encoding bifunctional nicotinamidase/pyrazinamidase, translating into MKISDRDVLLVIDVQNDFCTGGALAVSGGEKVVPAINRIAQKFTNVVLTQDWHPADHVSFAPNHPGRQPFQTIELDYGTQVLWPTHCVQGTAGAEFHRDLDVTRASLVVRKGFRRVIDSYSALFENDKKTPTGLLGYLRERKLTNVFVAGLALDFCVRFSAEDARKAGFEVVVIEDACRGIDLDGSVAATHRSFRELGIAVVSLEAFL; encoded by the coding sequence ATGAAGATATCCGACCGCGACGTGCTGCTGGTGATCGACGTGCAGAACGATTTCTGCACGGGCGGGGCGCTCGCCGTGTCCGGCGGCGAGAAGGTCGTCCCCGCCATCAACCGGATCGCCCAAAAATTCACCAACGTGGTGCTGACGCAGGACTGGCATCCCGCCGACCACGTCTCCTTCGCGCCGAACCATCCGGGCAGGCAGCCGTTCCAGACCATCGAGCTCGACTATGGCACCCAGGTGCTCTGGCCGACACATTGCGTCCAGGGCACGGCCGGAGCCGAATTCCATCGGGATCTGGACGTCACGCGGGCAAGCCTGGTGGTGCGCAAGGGTTTTCGCCGCGTCATCGATTCCTATTCGGCCCTGTTCGAGAACGACAAGAAGACGCCGACCGGCCTGCTCGGCTATTTGCGCGAGCGTAAGCTGACGAACGTTTTCGTCGCGGGCCTGGCGCTCGACTTCTGCGTCCGCTTCTCGGCCGAGGACGCCCGCAAGGCGGGATTCGAGGTCGTGGTGATCGAGGACGCCTGCCGCGGCATCGACCTCGATGGCTCGGTCGCAGCGACCCATCGAAGTTTCAGGGAGCTCGGCATCGCCGTCGTCAGCCTGGAGGCATTCCTGTGA